A window from Sus scrofa isolate TJ Tabasco breed Duroc chromosome 2, Sscrofa11.1, whole genome shotgun sequence encodes these proteins:
- the LOC100620594 gene encoding olfactory receptor 2M4 — MVWRNQTFNFDFILLGIFNHRPIHIFLFSLVLGIFIVAFMENIIMILLIYLDTQLHTPMYFLLRQLSLMDLMLICTTVPKMTFNYLSGRKSISLAGCGIQIFFYVSLLGAECFLLAVMAYDRYVAICNPLRYTILMNQKLCILMTIASWILGSLDGIIVLAAVLSFSYCSSLEIHHFFCDVAALLPLSCTDTSAFERLLFICCVVMLVLPVSVIIGSYSRVIQAVISMHSEESRRKAFTTCSSHLSVVGLYYGAAMFMYMRPASSHTPDQDKIVSAFYTILTPMLNPLIYSLRNKEVSRGFQKLLRKGKLM; from the coding sequence ATGGTTTGGAGAAATCAGACCTTCAACTTTGACTTCATCCTCTTAGGAATCTTCAATCACAGACCCATCcacatcttcctcttctctctggtcTTGGGCATCTTCATAGTGGCCTTCATGGAAAATATTATCATGATTCTCCTCATCTACCTGGACACCCAGCTACACACCCCTATGTACTTCCTCCTTAGACAACTCTCCCTCATGGACCTTATGCTCATCTGCACCACTGTACCCAAGATGACTTTCAACTACTTATCTGGAAGGAAGTCCATCTCTCTAGCAGGTTGTGGAATCCAGATATTCTTCTATGTTTCCCTGCTCGGGGCTGAATGTTTCCTGTTGGCTGTCATggcctatgatcgctatgtggccatatGCAACCCTCTTCGATATACTATCTtaatgaatcagaaactctgtatCCTCATGACTATTGCTTCCTGGATCTTGGGCTCTCTTGATGGCATCATTGTGCTGGCAGCAGTCCTCTCATTTTCTTACTGCAGCTCCCTGGAAATCCATCACTTTTTCTGTGATGTTGCTGCCCTTTTACCTCTATCTTGCACAGACACCTCTGCATTTGAAAGACTGCTTTTCATCTGCTGTGTGGTAATGCTAGTCTTACCAGTCTCTGTGATCATAGGCTCCTATTCAAGAGTCATCCAAGCTGTTATAAGCATGCACTCTGAGGAAAGTCGCCGCAAAGCCTTCACCACCTGTTCTTCCCATCTTTCTGTCGTTGGACTCTACTATGGAGCTGCCATGTTTATGTACATGAGACCAGCTTCTAGCCATACACCAGACCAGGACAAAATAGTATCAGCCTTTTACACCATTCTCACACCCATGCTAAACCCTCTCATCTACAGTCTTCGCAACAAAGAGGTATCTAGGGGATTTCAGAAACTGTTGAGGAAAGGGAAATTAATGTAA